From one Caminicella sporogenes DSM 14501 genomic stretch:
- the rpoZ gene encoding DNA-directed RNA polymerase subunit omega — MLYPSINELLKKVDSRYTLVIATAKRARQLIDGYEKLTDLESNKPVSIATQELYEGKITYEKIDLDE, encoded by the coding sequence ATGTTATATCCATCAATCAATGAGTTATTAAAAAAAGTTGACAGTAGATATACTCTTGTAATAGCAACAGCAAAGAGAGCTAGACAGTTAATTGACGGGTATGAGAAGTTAACTGATTTAGAATCAAATAAGCCTGTTTCTATTGCAACTCAAGAACTATATGAAGGTAAAATTACATATGAAAAAATTGATTTAGATGAATAA
- the gmk gene encoding guanylate kinase produces MKKKGNLFVICGPSGVGKGTVCKELLKRRPDIKLSISATTRKKRNGELEGVNYYFISKENFQDMINKDEFWEYAEVYGNLYGTPKKYVLEHINNGEDVLLEIDIQGALQIKEKYPEGVFIFILPPSMKELRNRIVNRGTDSKESIEKRLKAAFREIDFIDKYDYYIINDKLENSISKLISIIEAEKCRVKDDIYKLIQKYKEEAK; encoded by the coding sequence ATGAAGAAAAAAGGTAATTTGTTTGTAATATGCGGTCCGTCTGGTGTAGGTAAAGGAACTGTATGTAAAGAATTATTAAAGAGAAGACCGGATATTAAATTATCTATTTCTGCTACTACTCGTAAAAAGAGAAATGGAGAGTTAGAAGGAGTTAATTATTATTTTATTAGTAAAGAAAATTTTCAAGATATGATAAATAAAGATGAGTTTTGGGAATATGCAGAGGTATATGGAAATTTATATGGAACTCCAAAAAAATATGTTTTAGAACATATAAATAATGGAGAAGATGTATTATTAGAAATAGATATTCAAGGTGCTCTTCAAATAAAAGAGAAATATCCTGAAGGAGTATTTATTTTTATTTTACCACCTAGTATGAAAGAATTGAGAAATAGAATTGTTAATAGGGGAACAGATTCAAAAGAAAGTATAGAGAAAAGATTAAAAGCTGCATTTAGAGAAATTGATTTTATTGACAAATATGATTATTATATAATAAATGATAAGCTGGAAAATTCAATTTCTAAATTAATTTCCATTATTGAAGCAGAAAAATGTCGTGTAAAAGATGATATATATAAATTAATACAAAAATATAAGGAGGAGGCAAAGTAA
- the remA gene encoding extracellular matrix/biofilm regulator RemA, with protein sequence MDLKFVNIGFGNVISSNRIIAIVKPESAPIKRIINEAREQGKLIDATYGRKTRAVIICDSNHIVLSSVQPETMAQRFNSKELIENNQNTD encoded by the coding sequence ATGGATTTAAAATTTGTAAATATAGGCTTTGGCAATGTAATTTCATCTAATAGAATTATAGCAATAGTCAAACCAGAATCAGCACCAATAAAAAGAATAATCAATGAAGCAAGGGAACAGGGAAAACTTATTGATGCAACTTATGGTAGAAAGACTCGTGCTGTAATCATTTGTGATAGTAATCATATAGTTTTATCTTCTGTTCAGCCAGAAACTATGGCACAAAGATTTAATAGTAAAGAACTAATAGAAAACAACCAAAATACTGACTAA
- a CDS encoding YicC/YloC family endoribonuclease, producing MISSMTGYGRGESGNEQKSFVVEIKSVNHRYNDIIVKASKKLSCFEEKIRSLIKSRLKRGRIEVYISFEQSKDEDVVINPNVGVVKQYYNALRIIKDELNLKDEVNLSLLTSFPEVFEIKNKEEDSESIWMILEPAVKEALDMLIDMRKKEGIKLAEDIKCRSEKIYEVVKKIEEKSSFIVKEYKEKLYNRIKELLNEVEVDESRLALELAIYADKSNINEEIVRLYSHIQQLNSILNEDGAVGRKLDFLIQEMNREINTIGSKSSNIEISNYVIDVKSELEKIREQVQNIE from the coding sequence ATGATTAGCAGTATGACAGGATACGGTAGAGGTGAGTCTGGTAATGAACAAAAAAGTTTTGTTGTAGAAATAAAATCTGTCAATCATAGATATAATGATATAATTGTAAAGGCATCGAAAAAATTATCTTGCTTTGAAGAAAAGATAAGAAGTTTAATTAAATCCAGATTAAAAAGAGGCAGAATAGAGGTATATATATCTTTTGAGCAATCTAAAGATGAAGATGTTGTTATAAATCCAAATGTTGGGGTTGTAAAACAGTATTATAATGCTTTAAGAATTATAAAAGATGAATTAAATTTAAAAGATGAAGTTAATCTTTCGTTGCTTACATCTTTTCCTGAAGTTTTTGAGATAAAAAATAAAGAAGAAGATAGTGAATCTATTTGGATGATATTAGAGCCAGCAGTTAAAGAAGCACTTGATATGCTGATTGATATGAGAAAAAAAGAAGGCATTAAATTAGCAGAAGATATTAAATGTAGAAGTGAAAAAATTTATGAAGTGGTAAAAAAAATTGAGGAGAAATCCTCTTTTATTGTAAAAGAGTATAAAGAAAAGCTTTATAATAGGATAAAAGAGCTTTTGAATGAAGTAGAAGTAGATGAAAGTAGATTAGCTTTAGAACTTGCAATATATGCAGATAAAAGCAATATAAATGAAGAAATAGTTAGACTATATAGTCATATACAGCAGTTAAATTCTATTCTTAATGAAGATGGAGCAGTTGGTAGAAAATTAGATTTTTTAATACAAGAAATGAACAGAGAAATCAATACCATAGGTTCAAAATCTTCTAATATAGAGATTTCTAATTATGTTATAGATGTAAAAAGTGAACTTGAAAAGATAAGAGAACAAGTTCAAAATATTGAATAA